The genomic segment gcgactgacgctagagactgcagtctttagcctccCATGCCGGTGGCCCCGGGTTTGAGTCCCACTTAGAGTgggcggttcgaacaggaggggttacacatGCAAAACCACAGTGTTtacaataatttttatatttttttacagttattttagctttaaAAGTTATGTTCGCATCTTCTGTCCATGTAAAATACGCCTTCCAATATTTCAGTTATCTCAAGATTTTCTTGTTATTGGGAAAAAAAAGCTGTTGTGTTAGTGCTGGGTAACTCAAGGTTAATTCTGAGGCCAGCAGCAGCACTTACAGAGTAACTCTGTAAATGAAGGACGTCTGGTCAGCTGGGTTTACAGTTTGCACACACAACCTCTGGCTTGCCTACACTCTGCTCCTCTTCACTGAATAGAATATCTTAGCTTTCaggtaattgcatttttatgtaatatttcacaatgagTCTGCTGTATGTCTACAGTTTGTTTTTTGACTTTGCTCTGTCACACTGTCAATGATTAATAGTCAAATGTTACATGAAAAGTATTCAGATGTTTATGGTACTGGCTGAGATGATAGTTGCCCTATACAGAAGTACTGTAGACTCCTGCAAAGCCGTCAAGATGCAGAGAGCAGATAAAGACTCCTCCAGAAGGACCTTTTGACACCGTCTTTATGTAGTTTATAACCTCTTATGTATTTGACCTTTGTTTCATTGCTCTTTTCCCTGGTTGCATCGAAAGTAAACTTGAAAGAAAGTACAGATCTAAAAAGAAGTGAAAAGATTACAAATAACTGGAATATTTTCACCAGAACATTACTTCATATTAAACAGACAGTGGTTTAAAGTAGTAgtcattataatttaattacatgAGTATGAATAATGAGCTGAGTCGCAACTATGCTTCATATTAAGTCTTTTAGAAAGAACACACATCTCATGCATAAGCAGTCATTCATTTACTTCCCTGTTGTTTTTCACCTCTCTGTGTCCTATTGCCTGTAATCTTGTATTATCTGTCATTTATGATTCTGCCTTAAAGATGATTCTTATGTAAATAGTCACATTATCCACATTACTGAATGTTTTCTAaactgtactgtaaaaaaattgttaaaggattagttcactttcaaatgaaaataaccccaagttttactcaccctcaagccatcctaggtgtatatgactttcttctttctgatgaacacaatcagagaaatattaataaatatcctgatgcatccgagctttataatggcagtgagagggatcaatgagtatgagctgaagaaagtgcttccatccatcataaacatactcatAGTGCATACTGCatagtgaagcgatgcatttgtgtacaaaaaatatccatatttaactagttatgaagtaaaatatctagcttccgtcagaccatattcaagttacgaagaaagtgaaaaactctcgcagttcaaaaagcttatgctacgtcctacgccttaattcaacttacggaaatagcttaactgacgcgacaccagttccgttttttccgtaagttgaatacggaaggcggtctggcggaagctggatattttacttcataacttgttaaatatggatatttttttacactaatcgcttcagaaggcctttattaaccccccggagccgtgtggagtaccgTTATGATgtatggatgtggatggagaccctttcttcagctcatactcgtttggtaacgcttaccgccattataaagctcggatccatcaggatatttattaatatatctttctgtttgtcagaaagaagaatgtcatatacacctagaatggcttgagggtggaGTGTATAAAATCTGGACAACTGGAGTGTATAAAATCTCCATGGCTCTTTAACGTGATTCTAATCCACAGCAGCAGAGGGCGCTCGTGCTGCGTTAACAGTGAGGTATTAGATAAACATGAACCCTGATTCAGGTCAGTCTCAAATGAATTAATTAGttgtcatttataatatttattttaatgtacttaTTTATATGGTTATATGTCAGGTGAATAGCTTACATGGTGCAGTCAATATCGTGAAGCTCCTGAAGAGTCGAGGGGTGAAGCTCCGGTATGTTTTAGATGAAGGCCTGGCAGTGCTGGACGGTGTCATAAGTGGCCTGGATGGACCTGCTGCCTTGTGAGACTGTTATTTTGAGCAACTCTACTAGCAAAGTCATTTATTATTGAATTAGTCTGTAATATTTGCccagtgtgtgttttgtagaATAGGTATCAGTGAGAAGGGTCAGGCCACAGTAAAACTGAGTGTCAGCAGCGCTCCAGGACATTCATCCATTCCGCCCAGAGAGAGCAGCATTGGCATCTTGGCTTCAGCTGTCAGAAGGTATGCAGAAACCCCTaaaacactttttctttttattagaTGTTTTGTttagtgatttatttattgctgTCAAGTTATTCAGTAAACAGATGCATGGCAGCGGTATTAAACTGAGCTAAAGTCTTTATTTAACCCTTAGGTGCTGTTCGGGGTCTTTTTGAACCCAAATGATGTTTgctgaaattcattttttttttctctttgtccaAATGGCATGAGACTTTGTACAGTTGTCAACTTTCTAGATctacaaataaagaaaaaaattgtaatgatatctgtttttatgttagcgtgaaaaaaaaaaaagtcacactcgTAGAGACCCCGCttagaaaatggacaaaattcaTCCTCAAAATCAGAAACAACGCAGAAAACATAAAGACAGAAATGAAGTAGCACACTTTAAAACATTCACAATTCAAAATGattatgttcacacacacacacacacacacacacacacacacacacacacacacacacacacacacacacacacactcacgtaatctatgtgctttatttgcttatttgttaTTGCTGTTCGATTCATTGCATTTTGATGTTCATGTCATGTATTTGTTCTCAATAtgttcatttctgttaattttggTTCTGTTTATTTAGTAACTGAAGTGTAGATTAAATTTGTAGAATTATATGAAAAAcagtgtttgaaataaatgataaaCTATAAAGACTAATTTTCTCTTGACATCTTGTTTAGGTTTGATTCTAATCATAATGTAacattactgaaaaaaaattttttttttcagtacaaaaaatgctaaactttgacaaaaagtcatttttattgttataattgtgatttcataatatgTAGATAGGAATCCAACTGGAAAAGATGTCTTTCAGTTAGTCAAATAGCAAATAGTGGAGCTCTgcagccatctactggttaaagtgatcattttttacttttaaaacggCATTTTCCAGATGATgggcaaaaatcttacactaaaccatgtcaaattatccatgttatccccatgaatgaaatttagaaatgtgggtcttttataaagtgagttttacataaaaaaactgttttttgcataaaaacctatttaaaaaaatattttttaatttatgtatataaatttaaaaaatatcataaatCCTCCTAAAACTACACAAATgtggagtaaaaacattaataaactgagtgaaataattaaaaaaacaaacaaacaaacaaacaaacaattattttgttacaaaattacattttgttgtcTGGGGTCTCTGGAGACCCCAAACAGCATGAGTGTACACCCCAAACGAACAACGCATAAGGGTTAAATGATGTTTTCGGTAATATCTTTTCTCAGGTTGGAGGAAAATCCGATGCCCAGACTGTTTGGTTATGGTCCTGAGCGTGACACATTTGAACACCTGGCACAAAAGGTAAAAGTAAAAGCAGAGGATTTTACAGGctacattttatgaaatatggACTTGCTTTTCAACAAACCATttctcttattttattttgtagtttggcTTGCCTCTCAGATTCGTCATACGTAATTTGTGGCTCTTCTCTCCAAAGTtcatttaaagaggacctattatgtttttttttgttttttttatacatgttcaactttctttattgtgtaatgttgctgtttgagcatgaaaaaggtctgcaaagttacaaagcacaaagtccactccaaagggtggtattctctatatcagtaagcactcCTAAGTAGCCAAAATGGTTCAGCCCGATAATGGCCCAGATCCGGCAGGCCGGAAGAAATAACTCGGCCCGGTTGCGGTTACCAGACTCAGAATGGACGTAGGATGAATGACGCCCCAGAAACGGCCCAAATTCACTGGCCAGAGTCCGGCTGCCAAAACTGCCGGCAATGGGCCACAATCACGCTGACAAGAATTGAACACTTACTTGGTACTGGCCCGAGTCTAGGTACTGAAACTGAGCTGACACTGCCGGCACTGGGCCACAATCACATCAGCAAAAATGGTACACTTAGCCAGTACTGGTCCGAGACTGGGTACTGAAACTGAGCCGGCATTGGGCCACAATCACACCAACACTTATCCGGTACTAGTCTTGTttgctaaattaaaaaatatacttgcaCTTACTCTTTACTCTTACTAAGAATTAAACACAGTACAACTTCTAAAATATGTGtattaaagggtcatgaaaccccaaaacacattttttgagatTTGAACAGATATGTCCAGGCTGCACATCATTGAAAACACTAAAGGCACTCATATCCATAAGTGGAAATTAGTTAGACTCCTTccagtttttatataaatacagagctttgaataataatttatttttccaCAAAATGACATTGTTCTTATCATCCTTAAGATGGCATCTACTtccaactaaaataaaaaatatattttacagtgtccttgttaagCCTATGTATTTATGCATGTCAACGAAACAATGTTTAACTCGGGTGTGAAGGTGGGGCACTCTTTTTTTGTAAGTTCACTAAGTTGTAGCATCAATGGAGATCTgattatttctctttctcttacAGATTAACATAATCCCGTCATATGCTGAACCTTTGGTCAATTTCCGTATCCACTCAGCCCAAACGCTGCAGGAGGTGAGAGGTCACGCTGTAGCCACACAATGACTCATTCAGCCAGCCCTGAGTCCAGGCTAGAGTTGTTATAGCTCAGCTATTAACTTTTGCTCTTCACACCTTCTCAACCAGTTTCGCATGAATCActctaaataaaaaactaactCTAGAAGGACAGTTCacccattcaaaaatgacaattatgttTGTGACTgaaaaactgtatgactttctttctttaatggAAAgtgtccatacaataaaagtccTGTACTGTTTGTACCTCATTGTTTTCCAAAATATCTTCGTATGTGTGTTGAACTGAtgtgagggtgattaaatgacagaacattgatttttgggtgaactatccctttaaatcagaCTCGGACTATAATCACTCACTGTTTGATCACATCACATCCCCTTTTATGTCATCTTTTAGGTTATGGATTTGGTCAAGTCAACCATATCAGATGAGCGTGTGAAGGTAGAGATGGTCGATGGATTCGACCCACTGCCCATCAGCTCCTATGATGAGCAGGCTTTTGGGTTCCAGGTCATAAAGAAAACAGTGCAGGTCATGTTTCCTCAGCTCACAGTGGCCCCTGGTAAGTGAAGTCTTGCATTTCTGCTTAAGTGCCACTTACGCACATCATTGTCTCGTGAAGAGCCACTTTTAGCTGCTCTATGATTTTCTCTCACAGGTGTATGTGTTGGCAGCACTGACAGCCAGCACTACAAGGACATCACCCGAGACATATATCGCTTTGCACCACTGTGGTTCAAACCAGGTGATCCTCAGAGGTAAGACACAGGAGAGTGGCTCTTTATACTAATGTAGTGGAGTATCCAGCTTGAGGGTACGTTAaacaacaacgatgtactaaaaaaatgagaaaaagtttttcctttgcttttttgAAAAGTTCCGTttacagacgacaacgttgtcaaaacgattcCCGTTAACATGGAAATGACtaaaacgactaaaaatgctgtattacgcatgccaggccagtagttggcgatgttaGAATTAGGCGTACGTAAATAATGTGTAGTAGCGGACGGTGCAGTAAATCTACATTTTGTGAAGTGTTAATAACCTTGTATCTTGAGCAGCAGAAACACAGTCCTGTAGTCCACCATTGTTGTTTTGGTTGTCAATTACTCGCCGATGCTTGTAGtctgaacatgtaatatgtaTGTGCAtgactgttttcacaaatttgcattttgtagtttacacagagacaataattGTATCATTTTCagaaacttgcactttgaaacccgctTTCAAAAATTTCATATTCAGACCCCAAAAAcgcagttgtcatgtaaataacaaaacatatacagattttttttgtttttgttgaaaacggtgtcgtgtaaacggcccctgaaACATCAagtttttatatgattaaatgtTCATGTTCCTCCTTTAGATTCCACGGTGTGAACGAGAGAATCTCCATCCAAAACTATCAAGAGATCGTGCTGTTCTACTTCTACTTTCAACTCATGCAGAATAGTGACATTAGGAAGTTGCCGCCACCTCACACCTAAAACGAACAGATGTCATGCTTTGGAATTCTGTGGAATTTATAAGCTTTTTTCTGACCAAATGAACATGAATATAAAATCTccacaaaacatattttattctaTGTTCAcgtacagtactgtgcaaaagtttgtggtcagatttatttatttatttatttatttttttttggaaagaataCTTATATTCAGCAGGGATGCATTAATCTGATCAAACAAGATTCTATTCATCACAGTTTccccaaaaatattaagcagcacaatgcttttcaaaattgataataagaaatatttcttgagcagcaaatcagcatgatttctgaaggatttcataatgatgctgaaaattcagctttgatcacaggaataaattacactttaaaatatattaaattagaaaaccattattttaaattgtaataatatttcaccatattactgtttttaatgtatttttgatcaaataaatgtatcctTGGTGAGCCTAAGAGATGtctttcaaaagcataaaaaaaactgactgaccccaaactttgaaaaattactgtaaatatattCCCTGCAAACAAGCCTGCACTGTCCCTTTACGGGCCCACTTAGGGCTGCCAGCGCAGGGCCCCTGAGAATTTGCTCATTGGCAAAACGTTGGCCCCTTAGCGCTGGCCCTGCATGGGCAGCCCTCACTTAACCTCCAGGAAGCCTTAGcgctgttttattgaaaataataaagcttgaagtcaccgttatggaggtaagcacttgctttagttgggctcctgACCCTTGACTTCTTaactttaatgtttctgaagCACGTTTATTACAGCAAAagttgtgagagaaaaaaaaactgatctgATGATTCAGTCATCTTGTAGTGTCCAGATTCACTGATttctaagaacattatttagaTTTAATGATTTCACATTATAGGAGCTCTAGAATGTCACTGCATAAGTTTTTGTCctgctttaatattttgaatgttaatTCATGATGTAGAAGTTATTCAGACAGGCTCTTGTCGACACAGACATCAAGCTTCAagcgtatgaacctcaacaatggtgacaatcaacaaaatattcagatcaactctgaacatcacaagACAAGCTACTGAAGGGCCAGCACTAAGGGGCCAACGTTTTGCCAATGAGCAAATTCTCAGGGGTCTGTGCTGGCAGCCCTAAGTGGGCCCGTAAAGGGCCAGTGTAGGCTTGTTTGCAGGGTTTCTTCTTTTGCTtgaaatgatgcatttaaaatgacatgattGACCACAAAAATGAATTTCTTGAAATTCCTTTCTATATATCTTTAGGTATGACTGGATgagttaacattttaaatacaaattgcTAGGTTACTCATGCCATACCAGTGTAAATATAAGATAGCAGAATACAGTAAGTAACATTTCCTGCCTTATTGAGGTTtgtttacaattatttttttttacagttattttagttttaaaagttatgCATTAGCTTTAAAAGTTATGTATGCATCTTCTGTCCATGTAAAATACGCCTTCCAATATTTCAGTTTTCTCAAGATTTTCttgttattgaaaaaaaagCTGTTGTGTTAGTGCTGGGTAACTCAAGGTTAATTTTGAGGCCAGCAGCAGCACTTACAGAGTAACTCTGTAAATGAAGGACGTCTGGTCAGCTGGGTTTACAGTTTGCACACACAACCTCTGGCTTGCCTACACTCTGCTCCTATTCACTAAATAGAATATCTtagattttgcatttttatgtaatatttcacaaggAGTCTGCTGTATGTCCAGAGTTTGTATTTTTGACTTTGCTCTGTCACACTGTCAATGATTAATAGTCAAACGTTACATGAAAAGTATTCAGTATTCAGATGTTTATGGAGCTGGCTGAGATGATAGTTGCCCTATACAGAAGTACTGTAGACTCCTGCAAAGCCGTCAAGATGCAGAGAGCAGATAAAGACTCCTCCAGAAGGACCTTTTGACACCGTCTTTATGTAGTTTATAACCTCTTATGTATTTTACCTTTGTTTCATTGCTTTCATTGGTGTCAAAATCTAGTCAATATTTTCCCTGGCTGCATCGCCTTACTGttccttaaacatttttatttattggtttaaagAGTAG from the Ctenopharyngodon idella isolate HZGC_01 chromosome 22, HZGC01, whole genome shotgun sequence genome contains:
- the LOC127505040 gene encoding N-fatty-acyl-amino acid synthase/hydrolase PM20D1.2-like, which codes for MVICQVNSLHGAVNIVKLLKSRGVKLRYVLDEGLAVLDGVISGLDGPAALIGISEKGQATVKLSVSSAPGHSSIPPRESSIGILASAVRRLEENPMPRLFGYGPERDTFEHLAQKINIIPSYAEPLVNFRIHSAQTLQEVMDLVKSTISDERVKVEMVDGFDPLPISSYDEQAFGFQVIKKTVQVMFPQLTVAPGVCVGSTDSQHYKDITRDIYRFAPLWFKPGDPQRFHGVNERISIQNYQEIVLFYFYFQLMQNSDIRKLPPPHT